AGAACAGAACTCAAGTTCAATCAAACAGCATCAGTTTACAATCTCTGTAATAATCCAACAAACAACACCATGAAAGTTAGTTTTGTCAATTAATTTTAAAGCAaactattttaaaacaaaacccTTTCTTTCAGTTCGTTTTTGCCGTTTTGTTCACTTTGGCCCTTGCTTTGGGTGTCCAATCCTCATTCCTGCCCTGGGGAGTTCCCCAAGTTGTGGGTGGTGGTCTCTCATACACCGCCGTAGGTGGTCCCTGGTCTCCATGGGCTCCCTGGGGTGCCCCATGGGCTGCTCCTAGTGTTGCTGTCGCTGCCCCTGTACTTGGAGCTGGCCCTGGCACTTATGTTGCCAAAACCCGCGGTGCTGTCCACACTGCTCCCTTGGATGGACATCTTCAATCTGTTGCCAATGTCAATGTGGCTCCTGCTCCTGGTACCCTTTAAACAATCGCTGCTGCAAAACATACCCATCACTGCCAATGGAAGATACGTTTTTAAGATTATCTGAATTTACAGGGAGCATTCCAACAACATTCATCTTGCACTTCATTTTTTGTATTATTCCTGCACATCAATCCTTAACTCCAAGTTCTGTTCTATCACACGATTGTTACTGAATAAAGCAACTACTTTGTAAAGAGTCGAGggaagaatatttttttcaatggcACAGCAAAGTAAAATTCTATAGAATCTATAATGGAGAAGGATCTAACAAACCAAGAAGTAGGAAAACTGGGCAgtttaaagaaaatggagaaccGGGCTTTTAAAAACTTACCATAATTCATCACATATAGCATAACGGATAGATATTGTTGAACGAGCATGCTGATGTAAGAACTAGCAGAATTTGTAAAGCTAATTGTTCATCTGAGTATATTTCTGTAGCGGAGTTTGACATACCATGATCCCCGAAAAATCAGGTTTCGAAGTgggtattaaaaaattaaacaatcaaATCAGATCCTTGAATAGAATTCTGGCCGAGATGTATTTAAAAGGcgaataataacaataattacATCACATGATTTACTCGATGATAAGAGGTTGTTAACAATCCGAACAAATCCTTTTACATCAGTCTTTTCTATGGCCATGTCCGAGAAACAGAAGGCAACGGTGAatatactactactaaatttcccatgaactttCAATtatggaacaggggatacttctctcatatcaagtACTTGAAATCAGAACAGAACTCAAGTTCAATCAAATAGCATCAGTATACAATCTCTGTAATAATCCAACGAATAACACTATGAAAGTTTGTTTTTCAATCAATTTTAAAGTAAGTCGGAAACTAGTAACCCTATCACATGATTTACTCGATGATAAGAGGTTGTCCACAATCCGAATAAATTCTTTTACATCAGTCTTTTCTATGCCCATGTCCGAGAGACAGAAGGCAACGGCAAATATACTACTACTAAAAttgtcatgaacattccattatggaacaggggatacttctctcatatcaatgagtgcagtacgactaaagtttaagctaaacgacctccttttttatgccgaatccgaacggcgtaccgcatggCAACACCACTTGTTGGAGAAGtattaacatggcaggatacctcacaaatgtagccagcattagtaagaggaGAATTTATCGCGGATATATGTATGAGCACGTAGAGACAAGATATGAGTGATGCCCAgataaaaaatccaaaatatgaAGAGCTAATAGACTGTGCAGCAATAAAAATCATGGTGGATGTTGCAGCGAAAGTTTGTTTTGGCGTACAAGAAAGTTTGATCTGACACAGCAAGGAAGCTGGACGTAGGAAAGCTCCAATCGCAACAGCAACATTACTTGACTGAACTAAACAAGGATTTTGAAAGGtataacagaactcactgtcccaaatttcagaaaatttgtcgacggatcggcctatatttgggggctatatcaagatatagttcgacatagaccatattcgaacttaacctgcttaaggacaaaaaagaatctgtgcaaagtttcagctcaatatctctatttttaaagactgtagcgtgatttcaacagacagacagacagatggacagacggacggacatggctagatcgtcttagatttttacaatggtcaagatttatatatactttatagggttggaaatggatatttcgatgtgttgcaaacggaatgacaaaatgaatatacccccatccttcggtggtggatataaaaagtaaaagcttgcttagttcggccgaccctccaccatggatcgcatttgtagagttcttttcccgatatctctttttaagccaacaaaagataaaagaaaataattgctatgctattggagctttatcaagttatggttcgatttggaccataagacaggtatatcaaaacatggaccgatatggcccagttaCTATCTCAATCAAccttaagtatttgtgcaaaatgtcaaggtcctagctttactcctttgaaagttaacgcgctttcgacagacggacggacggacatggttagatcgactgtcataacgatcaagaacatatatacaatactttatggggtctaagacgaatatttcgatgagttgcaaacagaatgacgaaatggtggagggtataaaaatagcatacaaaaattttttcagtagaTTTTTGTGCTTAAAACATTTTGTTAGCTGATTTAGctggccgaaatgtttgctaatacagcagccctatatttgcagtaatgtctgctttcccattttcagcagacaaaaactgctgttttagcaaccatttttgctgtttcgaataataaatttggttgagtgaaGATATTATCctatatagcccaccttcgaacttaacctgccaatGTTCAAAAATGTTTCatgtttcaaaaatgtttttatgaaTATGCGCACAGTGGTCTGTATCGGATTTAAAGTTCTTTCTTTTTTCTGTGGGTACATTGATAATATGCAGCACTTCCCAAGTACATTCTTTTGCCAATATTTCTAGATCTTTAAAATTCGGTATGTGTCCTTTCAAACTACAGTGGGAAGCAAATGCAGTCTTTTgctcttttgttttgttgattgcTTTCTGATCGGATATGTGTCCCAATTTTCACACGTTCAATTTGGACTTCGTAGTGGCAACATATACACTGTTtcataaattgttttgttttctctccccccttttttgattttaaacGTACATTAATTTTTCACATTCAATCCTCTGGTATTCATTCTACGCATTATcccacaaataaaaattatggaaaacggactacaaatgaagatttggcagactgaacaatttttcgaaataccgaggtgagcATCTAAGGGGCTTTGCCAAAAGGCGCGCGGACTACATAGAGCCTTGCGATTTTGCGCTTCTTCTCGAAAGCATCTCAATTCTAACCATTCAAAACTTCAGAGTTATCCCTACCCGTTGTCAAATggaagtttttataccatccaccataggataggtatactaatttcgtcattctgtttgtaactactcgaaatattcgtctgagaccccattaagtatatatattcttgaacgtcgtaacattttatgtcgatctagccatgtccgtccgtccgtccgtctatctgtcgaaagcacgctaactttcgaaggagtaaagctagccgcttgaaatcttgcacaagtacttcttattagcttaggtcggttgggattgtaaacgggccaaatcggtccatgttttgatatagctgccctataaaccgatcttgggtcttgacttcttgagcctctagagggcgcaattctcgtccgacttgactgcacgtagtgttttggtatcactttcaacaactgtgctaagaatggttcaaatcggttcataacctgatgtatctgccatataaaccgatcttgggtcttgccttcatGAGCTgttagaagtcgcaattcttatccgatttggctgtaattttgcacgtggtgttttagtatcacttgcAACATTTGAGCGaagtttagtccaaatcggcccataacctggtataaaggtgccatattaacagatcttggatctttacttattgagccgctagagggcgcttcttcgcaaccgatttggctaaaatattggatgaggtgttttgatatgacttccaaaaactgtgataagcatggcgcaaattggtacataacttgatatagctgtcgtataaactgatctgggatcttgacttcttgagcctctagaaagcgcaattctcatccgatttggcacaattattgtacaacagcttctcccatggccttcaacatacatgtgcaatatggtctgaatcgatctatagattgatacagctcccatataaaccgatctcccgattttgctactTAAGTCccgaatcggaatataacttgaaatagctcctcctccgtccttattcattattttttgtttgcctaaaaagagatactgcgcaaagattTCGATagatgcggtccatggtggagggtatataagattttttacttttttttatacccatcaccgaaggagggggtatattaattttgtgattcattttgcaacacatcgaaatatgtattttcgatcctacaaagtttatatattcttgatcagcgtaaaaatctaagacgacctagccatgtccgtccgtctgtctgttgaaatcacgctatagccttaaaaatacagatattaagctgaaactttgcacagattctttttttttttgtccataagcaggttttgttcgaagatgggctatagcggactatatcttgatatagcccccatatagaccgatctgccgatttagcgtcttaagcgtctttattatccgattttgctgaaatttgggacagtgagttgtgtttggccattcaacatccttctataatttgccccagatcggttcagatttagatatagatgccatatagactgatctcttgatttaaggtcttgggcatttattgtccgattttggcaaaatttgggacagtgagttgtgttaggtccctcgacacacctctttaatttggctcagatcggtcgagatttgaatatagctgccatatagaccgatcctccgatctagggtctaaggcccataaaagccacatttattatccgatttcgccgaaattttgggacagtgagttgtgttagttccctcgacatctttcgtcaatttggctcagatcggtccagatttggatatagctgccatatagaccgatctctcggttttaggtttcgggcccacaaaaggcgcatttattgtccgatgtcgccgaaatttgggacagtgggttgtgttggaccctacgacatcgttcttcaatttggctcaaatcggtccaaattttaatatagctgtcatatagaccgatctctcgatttaatgttttgggcccataaaaggcgcatttataatttgatttgacacagtgacttatgttaggcttttcgacatccatgttgtatacggttcagatcggtttatttttagatatatctactaaaaagacaaatattttggtatacataattgaacaatgatttgtgcttattagtatttggtcagaatcggatcatatttcgatataactgctatgggacataaggtgtgcaagtttcaccggattttgatgaaaggtggtttatatatatacccgtggtggtgggtatccaaagttcggcccgaccgaacttaacgcctttttacttgttcaacctaacctacacaGTATATATTTACCACTCTATTATAAATGTTCTTCGTTTACTCAGtttttatttgataaaaataaaataaataatgagGCAAATGATGTAGACGAAGTAAATAAAATCACAGGAATGTTGATGTTTATACACACTTTTTAAAGGTTTCAATTGGTTTCGCATTAAAGTCTTGGTAGATGAACCATTGTAAGGAACCATTTATATGGTACCCGGAGCTGGAGCAACGTTGATACTGGCCACAGAGTTTGTATGGCCAGGCAAGGGAGCAGTATGCACTGCACCACGAGTTTGAG
The Stomoxys calcitrans chromosome 3, idStoCalc2.1, whole genome shotgun sequence genome window above contains:
- the LOC106084927 gene encoding adult cuticle protein 1-like, with amino-acid sequence MKFVFAVLFTLALALGVQSSFLPWGVPQVVGGGLSYTAVGGPWSPWAPWGAPWAAPSVAVAAPVLGAGPGTYVAKTRGAVHTAPLDGHLQSVANVNVAPAPGTL